From one Plasmodium malariae genome assembly, chromosome: 12 genomic stretch:
- the PmUG01_12063700 gene encoding Yos1-like protein, putative: MSMYFFLLFESVVLLINSVLIINEKKLKKYKKIDISLNSNDIFDNIKLLFYTIRIYFKIPLIFLNLLCIVVEILFG, encoded by the coding sequence ATgagtatgtatttttttctattattcgAAAGTGTGGTGTTGCTGATTAATAgcgttttaattataaatgaaaagaagttaaaaaaatataaaaaaatagatattaGTTTAAATAGTAATGATATTTTTGATAACATAAAATTGTTATTCTACActattagaatatattttaaaattcctttaatttttcttaatttgcTGTGTATTGTCgttgaaattttatttggATAG
- the PmUG01_12063800 gene encoding conserved Plasmodium protein, unknown function, whose amino-acid sequence MANPLNVVKDRLTHLNESFINTIEHHDTNLNNEKKPFVDSRESTRPNDDIKKFYKNGNEYMNKFDNIEKREEKPDDLTFVTPEINNISIIDPSYLREKNFEHSEKYINVSFVNDLIKVSKDEIRSGQKDFYGGKYNFNYNSQDKKANYEFINATNEYYITKNVEEKMANTGITTENFFSDNSMLLYEDSMNKWSDKSRYLYFIDKEKENDGEKKKSKFKNIHLNDSLILDRYEKRAYKQDVSSDKVKIENLILDVLNNNFDNDMESEERKIPKETAKSDKCEDVHLEIKKKEEKLNITKKEKIKDTRNCNLDYLHYHNYFQDDDLNFSEKSTSDDSEHNSHKNSASVTYVLGNEEEYKIKNNVNNLLTKVKKDLCEKDLSQFIPEKFNMDIFLRDGQTNSVYESASDDNESVLIERKILLSEKKRREEMELLEKYNYVDHLYSPGYCTHITQNLSAGFGKKKFNIYELKRKKLHDKMKEDIMEEKKMKKEEENLRKLRFENLQSFNENLTMDHDISVHKDHIPLSKKKIVKSYSDAQNNLFIDDVNEHEESYKTDSSLSYDNIDSRSIANLKKKYKAMKKSNNVFAGDLRKLKFYICRKLNKKKYFIKPQKTVNLSRKKKENIKKVMHISKQGGYNLLAKLQQDFENNEESEEETDIYEEKDLFDNSERNTDDFKSSEYTYSSLTISSYEYLNMRNVYYNDNSYEKIFYYNDPKMNVTYLCDRVEFFLINNDKRTNKGILFMEILVFDILFYENSDLIEEKALLYSLQINENTIAEIQKKDNDIYEIILETINNVKDRINCCLSGNRSQINILLNNIKRRILLDTYIKYVRSASFCVIENAVNYFLFERNILNLKNVKYDKKADTIICSYNKYLTNINSINLSNRNMTIEDLSEFLSFSNIKQCDVLNLANNPLFSNLIFNRIKKDMDYVIKFFKSIKLKELILDFINFSNPSSDYFISDLLLNTEISFLSLVNCQLRKDNVDNLVKYIKERKTKSLISPINCVNVEFNKLTYYDILSLTKILFELNKSFKMLYIYGNLIQTDIFDISYEFKRKKSSIIMQKYFKPVPDIFHFNNIYEIKKYFSYNLRGIAELLENDKSTSVVFELYFCYLYIEKPEEKLYIIKNITIKKLNNAWILFIECMLNKKETKIELNLFKNNIILLFNNIVKKSFRGELYFYEQMKNNREINENVLNYFVMRNESDINFYHYNVTHEEIHFVLDLCKNSVVKNINFSCCYLSNEDILYFNSVKDYSYDIKVYKLSLSNNLIDSNLPVGEIIAFLSNFTIFFNVNLRDLNLGGSPLVHELFFYLLNDTKCKIVNLDNCKLTNTFLLNVNRNINKLNKNTYLTVLSLQCNLFNNNKGIITFLNNIISKCRSLEKIKLYSNYLSAEDANTILFNSINKDIISFQCTYDSSMSDKNELGKTKVTKLAKNKINKDTEYNAYLTEVEQKLIENFFEKQQNKDNNSTPEQKEDFLLKGRYNLTDLKSRNIKYHIMK is encoded by the exons atgGCTAACCCCTTAAATGTAGTAAAAGACAGATTAACACACTTAAATG aatcatttataaatactatCGAGCATCATGACACAAATCtcaataatgaaaaaaagccCTTCGTag ACTCACGTGAGAGCACGAGGCCGAATGatgacataaaaaaattctataaaaatggaaatgaatatatgaacaaatttgataatatagaaaaaagag aaGAAAAACCTGATGACCTTACATTTGTAACACCAGAAATCAACAATATATCAATAATCGACCCTTCTTACTTAAG agaaaaaaattttgaacatagcgaaaaatacataaatgtcAGTTTTGTTAATGATTTGATAAAAGTCTCTAAGGATGAGATACGATCAGGACAGAAAGATTTTTATGGTGGTAAATATaactttaattataatagtcAAGATAAAAAAGCAAATTATGAGTTCATAAATGCAACAAACGAATACTAcataacaaaaaatgtagaagAGAAAATGGCAAACACAGGAATAACCACAGAAAACTTCTTCTCCGATAATAGCATGTTGCTATATGAAG atAGTATGAATAAGTGGAGCGATAAAAGCAGATACCTGTATTTTATTGacaaagaaaaggaaaatgatggagaaaaaaaaaaaagcaaatttaaaaatattcaccTTAACGACTCACTTATATTAGATAGATATGAAAAAAGGGCTTATAAACAGGATGTTAGCAGTGATAAAgtgaaaattgaaaatttaatattagaCGTCTTAAATAACA aTTTTGACAATGATATGGAATCTGAAGAGCGCAAAAT acCCAAAGAGACAGCTAAGAGCGATAAGTGTGAG GATGTACATttagaaattaaaaagaaggaagaaaaattaaatattacgaaaaaagaaaagattaAAGACACTAGAAATTGTAATTTAGATTACTTGCATTACCACAACTATTTTCAAGATGATGATTTAAACTTTTCAGAAAAATCGACATCAGATGATTCGGAACATAACAGCCATAAAAATAGCGCATCTGTAACTTATGTATTAGGAAATGAggaagaatataaaataaagaacaacgttaataatttattaactaAGGTTAAAAAGGATTTATGCGAAAAAGATCTATCCCAATTCATTCCTGAGAAATTTAACATGGACATATTTCTTCGTGATGGTCAAACAAACAGTGTATATGAAAGTGCCTCAGATGATAAT gAGAGTGTTTTaatagaaagaaaaatattattgagCGAAAAAAAGAGGAGAGAGGAAATGGAATTATTAGAGAAGTACAACTATGTAGACCATTTATATTCTCCTGGTTACTGTACGCACATTACTCAAAATTTAAGCGCAGGTTTTggtaaaaagaaatttaacaTTTATGAACTCAAGA GGAAAAAATTACACGATAAAATGAAGGAAGATATTAtggaagaaaagaaaatgaaaaaagaagaagagaaTTTGAGAAAGCTGAGATTCGAAAATTTACAGtcatttaatgaaaatttaactATGGATCATGATATATCTGTCCATAAGGATCATATTcctttaagtaaaaaaaagattgtTAAAAGTTATAGTGACGCACagaataatttgtttatagATGATGTTAATGAACATGAAGAGAGTTATAAAACGGATAGTTCTTTATCGTATGATAATATTGATAGTAGAAGTATagcaaatttaaaaaaaaaatataaagcaaTGAAAAAGAGTAACAATGTTTTTGCAGGAgatttaagaaaattaaaattttatatatgtcgtaaattaaataaaaaaaaatattttatcaagCCCCAGAAAACAGTTAACCTGTcaaggaagaaaaaagagaacatTAAGAAAGTTATGCACATTTCGAAGCAAGGCGGATACAATTTACTGGCCAAATTACAGCAAG atttTGAAAACAACGAGGAGTCAGAAGAAGAGACGGACatatatgaagaaaaggACTTGTTTGATAACAGCGAAAGAAACACGGATGATTTTAAGAGCTcagaatatacatattcttCATTAACTATTTCGTCTTATGAATACTTGAATATGcgtaatgtatattataacgataattcatatgaaaaaatattttattacaatgACCCGAAAATGAATGTTACTTATCTGTGTGATAGGGTTGAATTTTTTCTGATTAATAACGACAAG AGAACGAACAAGGGGATATTATTCATGGAAATCCTCGTTTTCGACATACTATTTTACGAGAACAGCGATCTTATTGAAGAGAAGGCTTTGTTGTACTCTCTTCAGATTAACGAAAACACAATCGCAGAAATACAAAAGAAggataatgatatatatgaaataattttagaaacAATTAATAACGTTAAGGATAGAATTAATTGTTGCTTGTCAGGTAATAGGAGTCAGATAAACATACttcttaataatataaagagaagaatattattagatacatatattaaatacgTAAGGTCTGCATCTTTTTGTGTTATTGAAAATGCagtgaattattttttatttgaaaggaatatattaaatttaaaaaatgtcaAATACGATAAAAAGGCAGATACTATTATATGTTCctataacaaatatttaactAATATAAATAGCATTAACTTATCAAATAGAAATATGACAATTGAAGATTTATCggaatttttatctttttcaaatattaaaCAGTGTGATGTATTAAATTTAGCCAACAATCCATTGTTTTCtaacttaatatttaatagaattaaaaagGACATGGACTACGTCATaaagttttttaaaagtattaaattaaaagaactTATTTTAgattttatcaatttttcaAATCCATCTTctgattattttatttctgaTTTATTGTTAAATACTGAGATATCTTTTTTAAGTTTAGTTAACTGTCAACTACGTAAAGACAACGTTGATAATTTagtgaaatatataaaggagagaaaaacaaaatctTTAATAAGTCCCATCAATTGTGTAAATGTTGAGTTTAATAAACTAACTTATTATGATATTCTATCCTTAACAAAGATATTATTCGAATTAAATAAGAGTTTTAAaatgttgtatatatatggaaatcTTATACAAACAgatatttttgatatatcatatgaatttaaaagaaagaaatcATCCATTATAATGCAGAAATACTTTAAGCCTGTTCCAgacatttttcattttaataatatttatgaaattaaaaagtacttttcttataatttaaGGGGAATTGCTGAACTGCTTGAAAAT GATAAAAGTACTTCTGTTGTCTTTGAATTGTACTTCTGCTACTTGTATATAGAAAAACctgaagaaaaattatacataattaaaaacataacaattaaaaaattgaataacgCGTGGATTTTGTTTATTGAGTGTATGcttaataaaaaggaaaccaaaattgaattaaatttgttcaaaaataatatcatcttactatttaataatatagtaaaaaaaag CTTCCGTGGCGAGTTGTACTTTTACGAGCAAATGAAGAATAATAGAGAAATAAATGAGAATgttttgaattattttgttatgaGAAATGAAAGC gatataaatttttatcattacaaTGTTACGCATGAAGAAATTCATTTTGTCTTGGACTTGTGCAAAAACAGtgttgtaaaaaatataaactttaGTTGCTGTTATTTAAGTAATGaagatattttatattttaactcTGTAAAAGATTATTCATATGACATAAAAGTTTACAAATTATCTTtaagtaataatttaattgatTCAAATTTACCCGTGGGAGAAATTATTGCATTTCTTTCGAATTTcactattttttt CAATGTAAATTTAAGAGATCTGAACTTAGGGGGAAGTCCCTTAGTACATGAACTTTTTTTCTACCTTTTGAACGACACAAAGTGCAAAATTGTTaa ctTGGACAACTGCAAATTGACGAAcacctttttattaaatgtcaacagaaatattaacaaattaaataaaaatacttacTTAACTGTTTTGTCTTTGCAATGTAATTTgtttaataacaataaaggaattataacttttttaaacaatattATATCAAAATGCAGATCactagaaaaaattaaattatactcTAATTATTTAAGTGCAGAAGATGCtaatactatattatttaattcaatAAACAAAGATATTATTTCATTCCAATGTACTTACGATTCATCAATGTctgataaaaatgaattggGAAAAACGAAAGTTACGAAAttagcaaaaaataaaattaataaagataCTGAGTATAATGCTTATCTAACAGAAGttgaacaaaaattaattgagaatttttttgaaaaacaacaaaacaaAGATAATAACAGTACACCGGAACAAAAGGAAGATTTTTTACTGAAAGGTCGTTACAATTTAACAGATTTAAAATctagaaatattaaatatcatATTATGAAGTAA
- the PmUG01_12063900 gene encoding dynactin subunit 4, putative, which translates to MKNKVYILLDDKLFKLKELYFCVICSKIKNEFNLRNEIEYYYCNSCTQIYTKSESAVYSYECLRCFKCPFCFSCLTISQNLFDNSIKSILNIEHAKGSNYADQKDERSELNNVNALNYVKDENYTNDTCSVNSPPLDMCTYGYTIKDNAKKIVCKESNTLNDDSSHDKNSNVLEEERIMNSSFPKFFEKGKNIFYFKCPYCLWSSINTLYNTKLDELIGDMILIEKNCIFKCFFRNILNELIKSNEELKEKKVLKKTALNITMHKIENMSSFNEVHYYKKSNESINNKEKIGEFLGRREEENSSLICKSNIKIDKITLKDILNAEHIKDYEKYRDIFELENEYVKYLDPIAYRSQAGLDENKETWGGNTTQNIDHINGRDKNDNLNRAFKKNDEIEAVEKDETNRISKEVKANKMQEEDEINKTCKENEVNETCKGDHKMGKSKNRDISNLIIHIKNYLSTEHMHDYPYNFYKGISALKPLRTKLLSKNSKRCSTCKQYILKLHNSNLSSSFRLNNNAMKFLPRIYINDFRIIKKEHGVLNFILINPLGVEMNIKIIPKVEYNFLKKLDTNKIPKNCTSKSNSFEFVLDTYDEVIDDLLKNENTAIKTVIRSEYMIIKKQNNMALIIISFNYTDNHVLGKEYYKEEKEPSKINVQNDGNSCNNNCSSKNIFTCNDLSSNNNNDNDAIMDQKTKLNFPLTVECSFSDKSKKVHKLQLNLVFTNNISTKKFHHYSLND; encoded by the coding sequence atgaaaaacaaggtctatatattattggacgataaattatttaaattaaaagagcTATATTTTTGTGTCATATgctcaaaaattaaaaatgagtTTAATCTGAGAAATGAAATTGAGTATTACTATTGTAACAGTTGTACAcaaatatacacaaaaaGTGAATCAGCAGTTTATTCTTATGAGTGTTTACGATGTTTTAAATGTCCCTTTTGCTTTAGTTGCCTAACAATATCCCAAAACCTTTTTGACAATTCAATTAAGAGCATACTTAATATTGAGCACGCAAAAGGTAGTAATTATGCAGATCAAAAGGATGAGAGAAGTGAATTAAATAATGTGAATGCCCTAAATTATGTGAAAGATGAGAACTACACGAATGATACATGTAGTGTAAATTCTCCCCCATTAGATATGTGCACCTACGGTTATACAATAAAGGATAATGCcaaaaaaattgtttgtAAAGAAAGTAACACATTAAATGACGACTCCTCACATGACAAAAACAGTAATGTATTAGAAGAAGAAAGAATAATGAATAGTAGCTTCcctaaattttttgaaaaaggaaaaaatattttttattttaagtgtCCATACTGTTTATGGTCATCTATTAACACTCTCTATAACACCAAACTAGACGAATTAATTGGAGATATGATActcattgaaaaaaattgcatatttaaatgtttctttagaaatatattaaatgaattaataaaaagtaatgaggaactgaaggaaaaaaaagttctTAAAAAAACAGCTCTAAATATAACCATGCATAAGATAGAAAATATGAGCTCGTTCAATGAGGTacattattacaaaaaatcaaatgaatctataaataataaagaaaaaatagggGAATTCTTAGGTAGAAGGGAAGAAGAAAATTCCTCATTAATATGTAAATCAAATATAAAGATAGACAAAATAACTTTAAAGGATATTTTAAATGCTGAGCATATTAAagattatgaaaaatatcgTGATATTTTTGAGTTAGAAAATGAATACGTAAAATATTTAGATCCGATAGCTTATCGTAGTCAGGCGGGTTTAGATGAAAACAAAGAAACATGGGGTGGGAATACCACTCAAAATATAGATCATATAAATGGGAGAGACAAAAATGATAATCTAAATAGGgctttcaaaaaaaatgatgaaattgAAGCTGTTGAAAAGGACGAAACAAATAGAATAAGTAAAGAAGTCAAAGCAAATAAAATGCAAGAAGAGGATGAAATAAACAAAACGTGCAAAGAAAACGAGGTAAACGAAACATGCAAAGGTGATCACAAAATGGGCAAGTCAAAAAACAGAGATATTAGCAATTTAATTATTCACATAAAGAATTATCTATCTACTGAACATATGCACGACTACccgtataatttttataaggGCATTAGTGCATTAAAACCTTTGagaacaaaattattaagcAAAAATTCAAAGAGATGTTCTACTTGTAAACAGTACATACTGAAGCTTCATAATTCTAATTTATCTTCATCATTTcgattaaataataatgctatgaaatttttacccagaatttatattaatgattttagaataataaaaaaagaacatgGTGTgctgaattttattttgataaatCCTCTGGGCGtagaaatgaatataaaaataataccaAAAGTGGAATATAactttctaaaaaaattagacaCAAATAAAATACCTAAAAACTGTACATCCAAATCGAACTCGTTCGAATTTGTATTGGACACCTATGATGAAGTGATAGATGACTtactaaaaaatgaaaacacaGCTATTAAAACTGTTATAAGAAGCgaatatatgattataaaGAAACAGAATAATATGGCCTTAATAATCAttagttttaattatactGATAACCATGTTTTAGGTAAGGAATATTATAAGGAAGAAAAGGAACCCAGCAAGATAAATGTGCAGAATGATGGTAATAGTTGTAATAACAACTGtagtagtaaaaatatttttacgtgTAATGATTtaagtagtaataataataatgataatgacgCAATAATGGatcaaaaaacaaaattaaatttccCATTAACTGTCGAGTGTTCCTTTTCAGATAAGTCAAAAAAAGTGCATAAACTGCAGTTGAATCTCGTTTTTACAAATAACATTAGCACCAAAAAGTTTCATCATTATTCTCTTAATGACTGA
- the PmUG01_12064000 gene encoding conserved Plasmodium protein, unknown function has protein sequence MKRTKTKLASTLLENEEKTCDHKTFLKLYDTDSDINIDEKYNSLFKFFKNIKINNEEKKKSLSKICCTKNYLFISTSDIFSQVRIFNYNNLINSRKSEKEYDERITSMYESEEHKEDLEKKGKANTKEQGDQNGENYDDETLISLCDIYTKGNYFKEINDSDNDMLSINNVNKLFNNVFCEEKKNFLLNSNYKSKIKKAEEDNYKMNYINVKEIIIDDVNGDYDNPTNRFIKRDKNNQQNILSTYRNVNKETINFSSFHELDTDYDAYFKEEYLYYDNFIGISKKKKNEKDPLKITRDMLEEEKNKREKEEEMKKKKILEEENLRYEELQKNGYYMNSDLLEINVDVVKRKTTQVNNLIEYIGVFTNISSPIILMKMNNSENILSLLTYSGSVYSYDISETSLKELKEKRVKKIEFFSNIENYFHEMEKNNTLNEFLDDHDEEATVQPISICNSYFTYSVKCFDFLSDDKTLICVGLNKDYFLSFISTYTGKKIIYNKKIKIKKPSKSNMNNVNNMDKANVQLSLIYNFNYIHVDKERKMFNGEMGNFIYLGSSCGYIVFIFISEKLVEFVNNIMNNDQIRDGSVFIYDPDIDYSLAKNFSEYIIGNVEDMYKINKDNLYASCDITRRSSMCNTSLFGSSSGNIFKNVEDKFFSYAYYITKNVKINSITSLKANKNQIIHLIVALNDGRLLNLLFEIYPGYCSTTSVTNSSCYSVLNQNHAEKYPDHNKHKNNNNVVYPSGDNYGHKFIKKSDKIIYDFTGLHKSTSITKTNFCEDKFQNSFIFINSNVKKVCEMSDRNFYTTYVLDICDKKIHILYQHLAYIIDSCISSYFYFCLDDNNTIAVFSSSYDEENCFTNYPFE, from the coding sequence ATGAAAAGGACAAAAACAAAACTGGCTAGTACCCTACTAGAGAATGAAGAAAAGACATGCGATCATAAGACGTTCTTGAAATTATACGACACTGACTCTGATATAAACATAGATGAGAAATacaattcattatttaagttttttaaaaatattaaaataaacaatgaggagaaaaaaaaatctttaagtaaaatatgttgtactaagaattatttatttattagcaCATCAGATATATTTAGTCAAGTAcgaatttttaattataacaatttaataaattcaaGAAAATCAGAAAAAGAATATGATGAGCGGATTACTTCCATGTATGAATCAGAAGAACATAAGGAggatttagaaaaaaaagggaaggCTAATACAAAAGAACAAGGGGATCAGAATGGTGAAAATTATGATGATGAAACGTTAATAAGTTTATGTGATATTTACACCAAAGGTAATTATTTCaaagaaataaatgattCAGACAATGATATGTTAAGTATAAACAATGTTAATAAGTTAtttaataatgttttttgtgaggaaaaaaaaaattttcttctaaatagtaattataaaagCAAGATAAAAAAGGCAGAAGAGGATAATtacaaaatgaattatataaatgttaagGAAATTATAATAGATGATGTTAATGGTGATTATGATAATCCTACAAATCGGTTTATAAAaagagataaaaataatcaaCAAAACATATTGTCTACTTATCGTAATGTAAATAAAGAAACCATAAATTTTAGTTCATTTCACGAATTAGATACTGATTATGAtgcatattttaaagaaGAGTACTTgtattatgataattttatcggaatttccaaaaaaaaaaagaatgaaaaagatCCATTAAAGATTACAAGAGATATGTtagaggaagaaaaaaataaaagagaaaaagaagaagaaatgaaaaaaaaaaaaatactagaagaagaaaatttaagATATGAAGAATTACAAAAGAATGGTTACTATATGAACAGTGACCTTTTAGAAATAAATGTAGATGTtgttaaaagaaaaacaacccaagtaaataatttaatagaaTACATAGGAGTGTTCACAAATATTTCATCTccaataattttaatgaaaatgaataatagtgaaaatatattgtcCTTACTAACTTACAGTGGTAGTGTATATAGTTATGATATTAGTGAAACTTCTCttaaagaattaaaagagaaaagagttaaaaaaatagaattttttagtaatatagaaaattattttcatgaaatggaaaaaaacaaTACACTCAACGAATTTTTAGATGATCATGACGAAGAGGCAACAGTGCAGCCAATTTCTATAtgtaattcttattttacgTATTCTGTAAAATGTTTTGACTTTTTATCTGATGATAAAACTTTAATATGTGTTGGTTTAAATAAGGATTACTTCCTCTCATTTATTAGTACATACactggaaaaaaaataatatataataaaaaaataaaaataaaaaagcctagtaaaagtaatatgaataatgttaataatatggATAAAGCAAATGTACAACTCAGTTTAATTTACAATTTCAACTATATACATGTCGATAAAGAAAGGAAAATGTTTAATGGAGAAATGGgaaatttcatatatttaggATCTTCCTGCGGATAtatagtatttatttttataagtgAAAAATTGGTAgaatttgttaataatattatgaataatgaTCAAATAAGAGATGGTtcagtatttatttatgatcCTGATATTGATTATTCACTtgcaaaaaatttttctgaATACATTATAGGAAATGTAGAggatatgtataaaataaataaagataacTTATATGCATCATGTGACATTACTAGAAGGAGTAGCATGTGTAACACATCCTTATTTGGTAGTTCGAGTGGAAATATTTTCAAGAATGTTGAAGATAAATTCTTTTCATATGCATactatattacaaaaaatgtaaaaattaattcaatTACGAGCCTAAAAGCAAATAAAAATCAAATTATTCATTTGATAGTAGCATTAAATGATGGTAGACTTTTAAATCTACTTTTTGAAATTTATCCTGGCTATTGTTCAACTACGTCAGTTACTAACAGCAGCTGCTATTCTGTTTTGAATCAAAATCACGCAGAAAAATATCCTGAtcataataaacataaaaataataacaacgTTGTATATCCATCCGGGGATAATTATGGTcataaattcataaaaaaaagcgataaaataatatatgattttaCTGGCTTACACAAGTCAACAAGTATAactaaaacaaatttttgcGAAGATAAATTTCAaaactcttttatttttataaattcgaATGTAAAAAAAGTTTGTGAAATGTCTGATAGAAACTTTTACACAACTTATGTACTTGATATatgtgataaaaaaattcatattttatatcaacATCTTGCTTATATTATTGATTCATGTATatcttcttatttttatttttgtttagaTGATAATAACACAATTGCTGTTTTTTCTTCATCTTATGATGAAGAAAATTGTTTTACGAATTATCCCTTTGAATAA
- the PmUG01_12064100 gene encoding conserved Plasmodium protein, unknown function, with protein MTLIRKVKRNVLQTFKELYKKGKSLNIHKTTFLCQTYEKNCWRKTRMREEKVYYKKYNFLKHAFDVVNYGIDNNLKFEVDEKRIVEENSYIHEETKQESEKNMKNEVANIDLEIKHILKSLEDINQKYNQNYKNVTSLYYSIMDKNFSLKKYEFFKKYNNLYNPTDLTIVYYYIKKFRLLTNKKKVLTNKLNILKSRKNIFDKVNYSFPVHKLEEMFYAHSKKINVL; from the coding sequence ATGACACTGATAAGAAAAGTTAAGAGGAACGTTTTACAAActtttaaagaattatataagaaaGGGAAAAGTTTGAATATTCACAAGACTACTTTTTTATGCCaaacatatgaaaaaaattgttgGAGGAAAACAAGAATGAGGGAAGAAAAGGTCTACTATAagaaatacaattttttaaaacatgcTTTCGATGTGGTTAACTATGGTattgataataatttaaaatttgaagTTGACGAGAAAAGAATTGTAGAAGAAAATTCTTACATACATGAGGAAACAAAGCAAGaatcagaaaaaaatatgaaaaatgaagTAGCCAATATTGACCtagaaataaaacatatattgaAGTCATTAGAAGATATTAATCAAAAGTATAAtcagaattataaaaatgttacaaGCTTATATTATAGCATTATGGATAAAAACTTTTCATTGAAGAagtatgaattttttaaaaaatataataatttatacaacCCGACAGATTTAACAATAgtatattactatataaagaaatttaGATTACTAACAAATAAGAAGAAGGTTTTAACTAATAAActaaacatattaaaatcaagaaagaatatatttgatAAGGTAAATTACTCCTTTCCTGTTCATAAATTGGAGGAAATGTTCTACGCGCacagtaaaaaaattaatgtctTGTAA